The Streptomyces sp. NBC_00775 genome includes the window GCCGCTCCTGGTCGTCGACGCTGTAGGCGAGGCGGCCCGCCCGGGTCAGGCTCAGGTGCCGCAGCATCAGGGTGCGCAGGGCCAGCGAGTCGAGGATCTGCTTCAGCGTGGCATTGCCGACGATCTCGGTCATCCGCTCCTGGAGCTGCACATGACTCCAGAAGTACGCGTCCACGTCACCGTCGTCGGCGAGCTTCCGCATCCGCTCGACCCGGGTGCGCAGCCCGGCCAGCTCCTCGTCCGTGGCGCGCTCGACCAGCAGCCCGGCGAGCATCGAAAGGAGCTGGCGCCGCACCTGGTAGATGTCGCGGATGTCCTGGAGGGAGGGCGCGGCGACCCGGGGCCGGCGACGCGCCTTCATCTCGACCAGGCCCTCCTGTTCGAGGAGCATCAGCGCCTCGCGCACGGGCGTGCGGCTGGTGTCGAACCGGCGTGACAGGTCGACGCTGTTGAGGTCCTGGCCCGGTTCGAGGCGGCCCTCGATGATGCCCGCCCCCACCCACTCGGCGATCTGCGCGACCAGCGGTTCACGACGGTCCCGCAGCCGCAGGAGGCGCCCGAGCACGAGGTGCGTGTCCTGATCGGTCATGCGGCGATTCTCCCTGTCCGGCCCGCGCTGGCAGGTCTGGTCCAAACGCACAGGCAATCCAACGGTGTCGACACTATCTCACCGTATGGCTGATACACATCCCGGTCCAGCGTTACCTGTCGACACAGAAGCGACACAGAAGTCGACACACAAGAGTTCCGGCGGAGTACGAGAGTTCAGGAGGAACCATGCGGAGAGAACGTACGACGGCCACCCCCGGTCCGGGGCCGAGCCGACGCGCGGTCGTCGGCGGCGCCGCGCTGGCCGCGTTCGCGGCGACGGGCGCCGGACAGGGCGCGGCCCACGCGGCTTCCGGATCCACCGAGGACCCCTGGCAGCCCGTGCCCGTTCCGGAGCAGCTGCCGGTGACCGAGTATCAGATACCCGTCTCGGGCAGCGGCAGCCTGTGGTGCTGGGACACCGGTGGCAGCGGGCAGCCCGTCGTCCTGCTGCACCCCGGCTCGGGGAGCGGTGAGAGCTGGCCGTACCAGCAGCCGGTCCTGGCCCGCGCGGGCTTCCGGGTGATCGGGTACTCGCGGCGCGGTGCGTACGGCTCGGTGGCCGGGACCCGGG containing:
- a CDS encoding GntR family transcriptional regulator, which translates into the protein MTDQDTHLVLGRLLRLRDRREPLVAQIAEWVGAGIIEGRLEPGQDLNSVDLSRRFDTSRTPVREALMLLEQEGLVEMKARRRPRVAAPSLQDIRDIYQVRRQLLSMLAGLLVERATDEELAGLRTRVERMRKLADDGDVDAYFWSHVQLQERMTEIVGNATLKQILDSLALRTLMLRHLSLTRAGRLAYSVDDQERLLQACEERDGELASALIAGATVRALRAVEEQVEQDTAGARKPTRRRRTAS